One region of Ahniella affigens genomic DNA includes:
- a CDS encoding carboxypeptidase-like regulatory domain-containing protein, with amino-acid sequence MNTRTLWKILVALALWALFAVPITHAQLQSGNLFVSVADESGQALPGVTVTISGPTPPQIQVTNAEGQARYLDLAPGSYSLKAELEGFSTLNYPNIEINVGGNTSIEVTMSPIIDEVIVPDETPEPAK; translated from the coding sequence ATGAATACCCGAACGCTTTGGAAGATCCTCGTTGCGCTGGCACTCTGGGCGCTGTTCGCTGTCCCAATCACGCACGCACAGCTGCAAAGCGGCAACTTGTTTGTGTCCGTGGCGGATGAATCCGGACAGGCTCTGCCTGGTGTTACCGTGACAATCAGCGGCCCAACGCCACCACAGATTCAGGTCACCAATGCCGAAGGCCAGGCGCGGTATCTGGACCTGGCCCCGGGCAGCTACAGCCTGAAAGCCGAACTCGAGGGCTTCTCAACCTTGAATTATCCAAACATCGAGATCAACGTCGGAGGCAACACCTCGATCGAGGTCACCATGTCTCCGATCATTGACGAGGTCATTGTTCCTGACGAAACCCCTGAGCCGGCCAAGTAA
- a CDS encoding PepSY-associated TM helix domain-containing protein → MTSIPTTLQTPSAAARTDAAPTDAARTLRLRAWRWHFLSAVLVVPFVLWQSLTGTMYLWSQAWIDAQHAELRFVAPGPVATSVDAQLQAARDAMPGQRIAGVLLPAEPARSTQVTFADSGGLPAAVFVDPYRGRVLGVLHNADWLPGWSRMLHGGWPLGDAGSWLLELGACWTIIMVLTGLYLWWPRDARTPWQVLLPRINAGRRVFWRDLHACVAVWFSLAIVLFLLTALPWTSLWGTQVLGRVQRALDQEGPPATGFAPVFAGKSDTSQSASLDAMVQQARGAGVEGDLMLYMVDGPPGSAVSVRSLRARASTERYVLFDRVDGAVLATATWDDFPLLAKGVATGVDLHEGSFFGRAGPWVNTVFAAALVWLVVTGIAAWWRRRPARSVGIPPRPIGRWPAWLTACAIVMGLLLPLFGASLLVLWLAERSWRLFSFGAQR, encoded by the coding sequence ATGACCTCGATTCCCACGACTTTGCAAACACCATCAGCTGCCGCACGCACGGATGCCGCACCCACGGATGCCGCACGCACACTGCGCCTCCGCGCTTGGCGCTGGCATTTCCTGTCGGCGGTGCTGGTCGTGCCATTTGTGCTGTGGCAGTCGCTGACCGGTACGATGTATTTGTGGTCGCAGGCTTGGATCGACGCGCAACATGCCGAGCTGCGCTTTGTCGCGCCGGGGCCCGTGGCCACGTCAGTCGATGCTCAGCTACAGGCCGCGCGTGACGCCATGCCGGGCCAACGGATCGCCGGCGTGCTGCTGCCAGCCGAGCCCGCTCGGAGCACCCAGGTCACCTTTGCCGATTCGGGCGGTCTGCCTGCGGCAGTATTTGTAGACCCCTATCGCGGCCGCGTACTCGGTGTGCTGCACAACGCGGATTGGTTGCCGGGCTGGAGCCGAATGCTCCACGGCGGTTGGCCCCTCGGCGACGCCGGCAGCTGGCTGCTGGAACTCGGTGCGTGCTGGACCATCATCATGGTACTCACCGGTCTGTATCTATGGTGGCCGCGCGACGCGCGCACGCCATGGCAGGTGCTACTGCCGCGCATCAACGCGGGACGACGCGTGTTCTGGCGCGACCTGCATGCTTGCGTGGCTGTCTGGTTTTCGCTGGCGATTGTGCTGTTTCTGCTGACGGCGCTGCCGTGGACGAGCCTGTGGGGCACGCAGGTGCTCGGGCGGGTGCAACGTGCACTCGACCAAGAGGGACCGCCGGCCACCGGATTCGCACCTGTGTTTGCGGGTAAGTCGGACACTTCCCAATCCGCGTCACTGGACGCCATGGTGCAACAGGCACGTGGCGCCGGGGTCGAGGGCGATCTCATGCTGTATATGGTCGATGGACCACCCGGTTCCGCCGTGTCCGTGCGCTCCTTGCGGGCGCGGGCGTCGACCGAGCGCTATGTGCTGTTCGATCGCGTGGACGGCGCCGTGCTGGCCACCGCGACATGGGACGACTTCCCGCTGCTCGCAAAGGGCGTCGCGACGGGCGTCGATCTGCACGAGGGGAGCTTCTTTGGACGCGCCGGACCATGGGTCAACACCGTGTTTGCGGCAGCGTTAGTGTGGTTGGTCGTTACGGGCATCGCTGCGTGGTGGCGCCGACGCCCAGCGCGGTCAGTCGGGATTCCGCCACGCCCAATCGGACGGTGGCCTGCGTGGCTGACCGCCTGCGCCATTGTGATGGGGTTGCTGCTGCCACTGTTTGGGGCGTCGCTTCTGGTGCTGTGGTTGGCCGAGCGCAGCTGGCGCCTGTTCTCTTTCGGAGCCCAACGATGA